One Onychostoma macrolepis isolate SWU-2019 chromosome 15, ASM1243209v1, whole genome shotgun sequence DNA segment encodes these proteins:
- the gmfg gene encoding glia maturation factor gamma has product MSSSLVVCEVDVSLQEKLKKFRFRKETNNAAILMKIDMKKQLVVLEEEYEDISLDQLREELPERQPRYIVYSYKLSHGDGRVSYPLCFIFCSPVGCKPEQQMMYAGSKNRLVQSADLTKIFEVRNPDDLTEDWLKEKLSFFR; this is encoded by the exons ATG TCGAGTTCTCTGGTCGTGTGCGAGGTGGATGTCAGTCTGCAGGAGAAGCTGAAGAAGTTCCGCTTTCGTAAAGAGACCAACAACGCAGCCATTCTGA TGAAGATCGACATGAAGAAGCAGCTGGTGGTGCTGGAGGAGGAATACGAG gacaTCTCACTGGATCAACTCAGAGAAGAGCTTCCAGAGCGTCAGCCTCG GTATATCGTGTACAGTTATAAACTGAGCCACGGTGACGGACGCGTGTCGTACCCGCTCTGCTTCATCTTCTGCAGTCCTGTGG GCTGTAAACCGGAGCAGCAGATGATGTACGCCGGCAGCAAGAACAGACTGGTGCAGTCCGCCGATCTCACCAAG ATTTTTGAGGTTCGTAATCCGGACGATCTGACCGAGGACTGGCTGAAGGAGAAACTCTCGTTCTTTCGCTGA
- the paf1 gene encoding RNA polymerase II-associated factor 1 homolog, producing MAPTIQTQSQREDGHRSSAHRSVPERSGVVCRVKYGNSLPDIPFDPKFIAYPFDQHRFVQYKATSLEKQHKHELLTEPDLGVTIDLINPDTYRIDPSILLDPADEKLLEEEIQAPSSSKRSQQHAKVVPWMRKTEYISTEFNRYGVSNEKVEVKIGVSVKQQFTEEEIYKDRDSQIAAIEKTFEDAQKSIAQHYSKPRVTPVEVLPVFPDFKMWINPCAQVIFDSDPAPKDVSAPAGVDMMSQAMIRGMMDEEGNQFVAYFLPNEDTMRKRKRDVDEEMEYMPDEVYDYKIAREYNWNVKNKASKGYEENYFFIFRDTDGVYYNELETRVRLSKRRAKVGAQSSTNAVLVCKHRDMNEKELEAQEARKAQLENHEPEDEEEELDLEKDMQDSGEEREKPSDSDNSESESEREDEERPADEVEEEEEEEEEEEEESKRRERKSSGSESGEDRQARDEEEIFGSDDDSEEEEGERARSNSSSVQHSGSERASDSSDASDSE from the exons atggctcctacGATACAGACGCAGTCGCAGCGCGAGGACGGACACCG GAGCTCAGCTCACAGAAGCGTCCCGGAGAG GTCAGGCGTCGTGTGCCGAGTGAAGTACGGAAACAGTCTTCCGGATATCCCCTTCGATCCGAAGTTCATCGCGTATCCGTTTGACCAGCACAG GTTCGTGCAGTATAAAGCCACATCCCTAGAGAAGCAGCACAAACACGAGCTGCTCACCGAACCCGATCTGGGCGTCACCATCGACCTCATCAACCCTGACACGTACCGCATCGACCCCAGCA TTCTGTTGGATCCTGCTGATGAGAAGCTGCTGGAGGAGGAAATTCAGGCTCCGTCGAGCTCAAAGAG gtccCAGCAGCACGCGAAGGTGGTGCCGTGGATGAGGAAGACGGAGTACATCTCCACTGAGTTTAACAGATACGGCGTCTCCAACGAGAAGGTGGAAGTCAA gatcGGTGTGTCCGTGAAGCAGCAGTTCACAGAGGAGGAGATCTACAAAGACAGAGACAGTCAGATCGCAGCCATCGAGAAGACGTTTGAAGACGCACAGAAATCT ATTGCCCAGCATTACAGCAAACCCAGAGTCACGCCGGTGGAGGTTCTGCCCGTCTTCCCAGACTTcaag ATGTGGATTAATCCGTGTGCTCAAGTCATCTTCGATTCTGATCCAGCACCTAAAGATGTTTCTGCTCCAGCGGGAGTGGACATGATGTCACAGGCCAtgatcag gggTATGATGGACGAGGAAGGAAATCAGTTTGTGGCGTACTTCCTGCCTAACGAGGACACGATGCGCAAACGCAAGAGAGACGTGGACGAGGAGATGGAGTACATGCCTGATGAAGT atatGATTATAAGATCGCTCGCGAGTACAACTGGAACGTGAAGAACAAGGCCAGTAAAGGATACGAGGAGAACTACTTCTTCATCTTCAGAGACACAGACGGAGTTTATTACAACGAGCTGGAGACCAG ggtGCGTCTGAGCAAGCGGCGAGCGAAGGTCGGAGCTCAGTCGTCTACAAACGCGGTGCTGGTGTgcaaacacagagacatgaaCGAGAAGGAGCTGGAGGCTCAG GAGGCTCGCAAGGCTCAGCTGGAGAATCACGAGCCCGAGGATGAAGAGGAGGAGCTGGACCTGGAGAAAGACATGCAGGACTCTG GCGAGGAGCGCGAGAAACCCAGCGACTCGGATAACTCTGAGAGCGAGTCTGAGCGCGAGGATGAGGAGCGGCCCGCGGATGAAgtcgaggaggaggaggaggaggaggaggaggaagaggaggagagcaAGCGGCGCGAGAGGAAGAGCAGCGGCAGCGAGAGCGGCGAGGACCGGCAGGCGCGTGACGAGGAGGAGATCTTCGGCAGCGATGACGACAGCGAGGAGGAGGAGGGCGAGCGAGCGAGGAGCAACAGCAGCAGCGTCCAGCACAGCGGCAGCGAGAGAGCGTCCGACTCCAGCGACGCCAGCGACAGCGAATGA